The Sediminispirochaeta smaragdinae DSM 11293 genome has a segment encoding these proteins:
- a CDS encoding DDE-type integrase/transposase/recombinase, with the protein MATTITRRYRPFFQAGVSNFIPMISCNLPPVATPEGCNQVWSADYKGKFKMGNGRYCYPLTICDSYSRMILAIKGLHNPNFEETTPIFIDVFKVYGLPVQLHTDNGSPFASIRSLGRITKFAVWLMELGVQPVYSDPASPQQNGRHERMHRELKAAACNKPGKTLQAQQRKMNEFQRGSSA; encoded by the coding sequence TTGGCTACAACCATTACAAGGAGGTACCGCCCTTTTTTTCAAGCCGGAGTCTCCAATTTCATTCCGATGATTTCCTGCAATTTACCTCCGGTGGCGACACCGGAGGGCTGTAACCAGGTATGGAGCGCCGATTACAAGGGTAAGTTTAAAATGGGGAATGGAAGGTACTGTTATCCCCTTACTATTTGCGACAGCTATTCCAGGATGATCCTTGCCATAAAAGGGCTGCATAATCCTAATTTTGAAGAAACAACGCCGATATTTATTGATGTATTCAAGGTTTATGGACTTCCTGTACAACTGCACACGGATAACGGTTCACCGTTTGCCAGTATTCGGTCCCTGGGACGAATCACCAAGTTTGCTGTATGGCTGATGGAGTTAGGAGTTCAGCCAGTGTACAGCGATCCGGCATCACCGCAACAGAATGGCCGACATGAACGAATGCACCGAGAATTGAAAGCAGCAGCCTGTAATAAGCCTGGAAAAACCTTACAGGCACAACAACGGAAAATGAATGAGTTTCAACGAGGTTCGTCCGCATGA
- a CDS encoding tripartite tricarboxylate transporter TctB family protein has product MESTGNPLVGPGVFPSILSTIILICSVLWCIDSLVAYLKHQKSTGTQEAHDSPNGLFHFTKESRRLAIIIILTVLYILILMPLVGFVISTFLFLFVSVMLFYGKLSSALIVSVLLSLVMFVLFQFVLHLPMPR; this is encoded by the coding sequence ATGGAGAGTACGGGCAATCCTCTGGTTGGTCCAGGTGTTTTCCCCTCCATCTTATCGACCATCATTTTAATATGCAGCGTTTTGTGGTGTATCGATTCTTTGGTTGCGTATCTGAAACATCAAAAGAGCACAGGAACGCAAGAAGCGCACGATTCCCCAAATGGATTGTTTCACTTTACCAAGGAGAGCAGACGTCTTGCGATCATCATTATTCTGACAGTTTTGTACATATTAATCCTAATGCCGTTGGTTGGTTTTGTGATCTCGACGTTTCTCTTCCTGTTTGTGAGCGTGATGCTGTTCTATGGGAAATTGTCTTCTGCTTTGATTGTCTCTGTCTTGTTGTCTCTGGTGATGTTTGTGTTGTTCCAATTCGTACTACATCTGCCGATGCCAAGATAG
- a CDS encoding nickel pincer cofactor-dependent isomerase, group 22, whose amino-acid sequence MIAGRKRPMSSQLVQHTSIPRFFGVRQNFDRNSMDPLEIPLVVQKVISQKGIGNRVLPGMKVAVTVGSRGINNLPIIVKSIVEEVFARGAFPFIVPAMGSHGSSTAEGQRKLIEGYGVTEAYLGCPILSSMEVVCIGKTDDGRDAFIDKYAFSADGIILFNRVKPHTAFRGPYESGIMKMMAIGLGNQHGAEACHEMGFRTMGRNVELFGKAILKNAPILFAVPVIENAFDETQRILAIGAESIIEEEPKLLQEAYSLMPKLYEEYCDVLIVDKIGKNYSGDGMDPNITGTFSTPYAEGGICAQRVCVLDLSDETHGNGVGIGMANVTTQRAVDKLDIDSMYSNVITSTVLGGVRIPLTMENDREAIQVCIQTCNEIDRKKVRIIRIPNSMHISRILMSEIYYDQVRSNSFYTVESEPEFLEFDAEGNLW is encoded by the coding sequence ATGATTGCTGGAAGAAAGCGGCCGATGAGTTCCCAATTGGTCCAACATACTTCGATCCCCAGGTTTTTTGGGGTTCGGCAGAACTTCGATAGAAACAGCATGGATCCATTGGAGATTCCTTTGGTGGTACAGAAGGTGATCTCCCAGAAGGGGATTGGAAATCGTGTCCTGCCTGGTATGAAAGTCGCGGTCACCGTAGGATCAAGAGGGATCAATAATCTTCCAATTATAGTCAAGAGTATTGTTGAGGAAGTCTTCGCTCGAGGTGCCTTTCCGTTCATTGTTCCTGCAATGGGAAGCCATGGTTCCTCCACTGCCGAGGGACAACGCAAGCTTATCGAAGGGTATGGTGTGACAGAAGCATATCTCGGTTGTCCTATCCTGTCCTCAATGGAGGTGGTGTGTATCGGAAAAACCGATGATGGAAGGGATGCGTTCATCGACAAGTACGCTTTCTCAGCTGATGGAATCATCCTTTTTAATAGGGTTAAACCACACACTGCCTTCCGTGGCCCCTACGAGAGTGGGATTATGAAAATGATGGCTATTGGGTTGGGCAATCAACATGGCGCGGAAGCATGCCATGAAATGGGATTCAGGACCATGGGGAGGAACGTTGAGCTTTTTGGGAAGGCTATCCTCAAAAACGCTCCGATTTTGTTCGCCGTACCGGTCATCGAAAATGCATTCGATGAGACACAACGGATTCTTGCAATCGGTGCGGAATCAATCATTGAAGAAGAGCCGAAGTTGTTGCAGGAAGCATACTCATTGATGCCCAAGCTCTATGAGGAATATTGCGATGTTTTAATTGTCGATAAAATCGGAAAGAACTATAGTGGAGATGGCATGGATCCAAACATCACCGGTACTTTTTCCACTCCATATGCTGAGGGAGGTATTTGCGCACAACGGGTATGTGTGCTGGATCTCAGTGACGAAACACACGGGAATGGGGTAGGTATTGGTATGGCAAATGTGACGACACAACGGGCAGTCGATAAACTTGATATAGACTCGATGTATTCAAATGTAATCACCAGTACCGTACTCGGGGGAGTTCGGATACCGCTTACGATGGAGAATGACAGGGAAGCCATCCAAGTTTGTATCCAAACCTGTAACGAGATCGATAGGAAAAAGGTCCGTATTATCCGAATTCCCAACAGCATGCATATCAGCCGCATTCTGATGAGTGAAATCTATTATGATCAAGTACGATCGAATTCGTTCTATACTGTGGAAAGTGAACCGGAATTCCTCGAATTCGATGCTGAAGGAAATTTATGGTAA
- the istA gene encoding IS21 family transposase — MLELLMHEAQMLKRQGKKIREIAESLGKSERMVHYYLTEPSRPRKKRNYPSKLDPFKPYIDTIPEDDPSFNREVLLRQLRKQEYAGSVTILRDYAAKKAAECNRKAVIRFETEPGFQAQVDWKELGNHRVDGRLKKLYAFVMVFGYSRKPFVIHTTSMDQATVLMCHVLAFQYFGGVPQEILYDNMKTAFIYSTTDGKWVPNKHLLSLARHYGFTPRRCQVRRPQTKGKVERFIHFYENNFWIEHKTFPPGQREDLLRSSSTSCPIWRLSSAGKTSFSSDQAVWERLTS, encoded by the coding sequence ATGCTGGAGTTACTGATGCATGAAGCACAGATGTTGAAACGACAGGGCAAGAAGATCAGAGAAATTGCTGAATCCCTCGGGAAAAGTGAACGCATGGTTCACTACTATCTGACGGAGCCCTCACGACCACGTAAAAAACGGAACTATCCGAGCAAGCTCGACCCATTCAAACCCTACATTGATACTATACCCGAGGATGATCCCTCGTTCAATCGGGAAGTCCTGCTCCGTCAATTACGAAAGCAAGAATACGCAGGTAGCGTGACGATCCTCAGGGACTATGCTGCAAAGAAAGCGGCCGAGTGTAACCGGAAAGCGGTTATCCGCTTTGAAACAGAACCAGGGTTCCAGGCGCAGGTTGACTGGAAGGAATTAGGGAACCACCGGGTCGATGGGAGATTGAAGAAGCTCTACGCATTTGTAATGGTCTTCGGTTATTCCCGCAAGCCATTTGTCATACACACTACCAGCATGGACCAGGCGACAGTCCTGATGTGCCATGTTCTTGCGTTTCAGTACTTTGGCGGTGTACCGCAGGAAATCCTGTACGACAATATGAAAACTGCATTTATCTACTCAACGACAGATGGGAAGTGGGTACCGAACAAGCATCTCCTTTCACTGGCCCGGCATTATGGATTTACTCCGCGGCGCTGTCAGGTACGGCGACCACAGACCAAAGGCAAGGTGGAACGGTTTATTCACTTTTACGAGAACAATTTCTGGATTGAGCACAAAACCTTCCCTCCTGGCCAAAGGGAGGACTTACTCAGAAGCAGTTCAACGAGCTGTCCAATCTGGCGTTTATCGAGCGCAGGGAAAACATCATTCTCCTCGGACCAAGCGGTCTGGGAAAGACTCACCTCATGA
- the istB gene encoding IS21-like element helper ATPase IstB, with the protein MSNLAFIERRENIILLGPSGLGKTHLMTALGQKACLNGYTAYFISCLDLLERLQRSRDQGRLKNKLTWFGKPHVLLIDEVGYENLNSEQAALFFQLINTRYERGSIILTSNKTFGKWGEIMADDAVATATLDRLLHHSHVVSLKGDSYRMKDRMKIGAVGF; encoded by the coding sequence CTGTCCAATCTGGCGTTTATCGAGCGCAGGGAAAACATCATTCTCCTCGGACCAAGCGGTCTGGGAAAGACTCACCTCATGACGGCTCTGGGACAAAAAGCCTGCCTAAATGGCTACACCGCATACTTTATCAGCTGTCTGGACCTATTGGAACGATTACAGCGGTCACGGGACCAGGGACGGCTAAAGAACAAGCTGACATGGTTCGGGAAACCTCATGTTCTGCTGATAGATGAAGTCGGTTACGAAAACCTCAATTCAGAGCAAGCTGCATTGTTTTTCCAGCTTATTAATACCCGGTATGAACGTGGATCTATCATCCTCACTTCAAATAAAACTTTTGGCAAGTGGGGTGAGATTATGGCTGATGATGCAGTCGCCACTGCAACTCTGGACAGGCTCTTGCATCATTCCCATGTGGTGAGCCTTAAAGGCGATTCGTATCGTATGAAAGACAGAATGAAGATTGGAGCCGTTGGCTTCTAA
- a CDS encoding tripartite tricarboxylate transporter permease: MFAILATFLGIVVGALPGLTATMAVSILVSLTFGLNTAEAIVILISVFLGGIYGGSRSAILLNVPGTPSSAATALDGWPLSKRGEGGDVGILVTTFSSLAGIFGLIVLALLTPVIAKFALKFGYWEYFWLAIMGVLISATLTTGDMKNYKGIITGFAGMLIACVGLDPIHGLPRLCFGTTQLYGGINLVPAMIGLFGLTEAFSALMEPSSHDILDGGPEAKLGSLVKKSFSLLKRYPINFARSSIIGTFIGALPGVGPDIASWVAYGTAKKQSKTPEEYGHGSYEGIIASETANNAATSGVFIPLLTLGIPGDAVSAIILGGIQMHGYKPGPTFFFENPGFVYFLAGTLFIVNVIMWIEGCAITKVISKILKAPVGILMPIVMVFCVFGAYMINLRKFDVILMLCFGLLGIVMRKFKLPPAPMALGIILGTLADTNFRQAMLAGRYSAAPFFTRPLSLIMFLVILTALLSPLFKRFGKTK; encoded by the coding sequence ATGTTTGCCATATTGGCAACATTTTTGGGCATCGTGGTAGGAGCTCTTCCCGGGCTCACCGCCACGATGGCCGTATCGATCCTGGTTTCCCTGACCTTTGGATTAAACACTGCCGAGGCGATTGTAATCCTGATATCGGTATTTCTCGGAGGGATATACGGTGGATCAAGGTCTGCTATACTTCTCAATGTACCTGGAACGCCCTCTTCGGCAGCGACTGCACTTGATGGATGGCCACTTTCTAAACGGGGCGAAGGAGGTGATGTGGGTATTCTTGTAACAACATTCTCCTCCTTGGCAGGAATTTTCGGATTGATTGTACTGGCCCTTCTGACCCCAGTGATTGCAAAGTTTGCTCTAAAGTTTGGTTATTGGGAGTATTTCTGGTTGGCTATAATGGGGGTGTTGATTAGCGCAACCCTCACTACCGGCGACATGAAAAATTATAAAGGAATCATAACTGGATTTGCAGGGATGCTGATCGCTTGTGTGGGACTGGACCCAATCCACGGATTGCCTCGTCTTTGCTTTGGGACAACCCAACTTTACGGAGGAATTAACTTAGTTCCAGCGATGATAGGCCTGTTTGGTCTCACAGAGGCCTTCTCTGCTTTGATGGAACCTTCCTCCCACGACATCCTCGATGGAGGACCTGAGGCAAAATTGGGTTCTCTGGTGAAGAAGAGCTTCTCATTGCTCAAGAGGTATCCTATCAACTTTGCTCGTTCGAGTATCATAGGAACCTTCATCGGTGCACTGCCAGGCGTTGGTCCAGATATCGCCTCTTGGGTGGCATATGGAACAGCGAAGAAACAAAGCAAGACTCCAGAGGAGTACGGCCACGGATCCTATGAGGGAATCATTGCTTCGGAGACGGCTAATAATGCAGCGACCAGTGGTGTGTTCATTCCCTTGTTGACATTGGGGATTCCAGGAGATGCCGTTTCTGCGATAATACTCGGTGGAATCCAGATGCATGGTTATAAACCAGGACCGACATTCTTTTTCGAGAATCCTGGATTTGTCTATTTCCTAGCGGGAACCTTGTTTATCGTCAATGTTATCATGTGGATAGAAGGCTGTGCAATCACGAAGGTGATCTCGAAGATCTTAAAGGCTCCTGTAGGAATTCTTATGCCGATCGTGATGGTGTTCTGTGTATTTGGTGCCTACATGATCAACCTGAGGAAATTCGATGTAATCCTCATGCTATGTTTCGGTCTCCTCGGGATCGTAATGCGAAAGTTCAAACTTCCTCCCGCCCCAATGGCCCTTGGTATCATTCTTGGTACATTGGCCGATACCAATTTCAGACAAGCAATGTTGGCGGGACGATACTCGGCCGCTCCGTTCTTTACCAGACCGCTTTCACTCATCATGTTCTTGGTGATTTTGACCGCGCTGCTCTCACCACTCTTCAAGCGGTTTGGGAAAACTAAATGA
- a CDS encoding FadR/GntR family transcriptional regulator: MVDNLEAYRDAVDSRVSQITDEIISYITTNGSQPGDKLLSESQISENLNLSKTSVRECVSMLNNIGLIHSVQGKGLILNEVTVDTFFRQFHHPAMNLFLKLSPEEVKNIKDLRVLIETYAVEHYLESDEDDPLEEMEGLLQQMKGLCQSDDCVGYMEIDLLFHKNIVSLARNNFLSNIYSVIRIPILREVEVAFSKGNLNTIQMYHEKIHEELKQKNRNVINLMQKHLEYLIRPKTALKHHPPLK, from the coding sequence ATGGTGGATAATCTGGAAGCATATAGAGATGCAGTTGACTCGCGAGTTTCTCAGATTACTGACGAGATAATTTCCTACATTACGACCAACGGATCGCAACCTGGCGACAAACTTCTCAGCGAATCCCAGATATCCGAGAACCTGAATCTCAGTAAGACGAGTGTCAGGGAGTGTGTCTCGATGTTGAACAATATCGGACTTATCCACTCGGTCCAAGGAAAGGGCCTGATTCTCAACGAGGTCACGGTAGATACCTTCTTCCGGCAATTTCATCATCCGGCGATGAATTTGTTTTTGAAGCTCAGTCCGGAGGAAGTGAAGAACATAAAGGATTTGCGGGTACTGATTGAGACATACGCGGTAGAACACTACTTAGAATCTGATGAGGATGACCCGTTGGAGGAGATGGAAGGACTCTTGCAGCAGATGAAGGGGTTGTGCCAATCTGACGACTGTGTCGGCTACATGGAAATTGATCTACTTTTCCATAAGAATATCGTGAGTTTGGCACGTAACAACTTCCTGTCCAACATATATTCGGTGATTCGGATACCAATACTACGAGAAGTTGAGGTCGCTTTCTCGAAAGGCAACCTTAACACTATCCAGATGTATCATGAAAAGATCCATGAGGAATTGAAACAGAAAAATAGAAATGTAATCAATCTTATGCAGAAACATTTGGAGTACCTGATTCGCCCCAAGACTGCGTTGAAGCATCATCCTCCGTTAAAATAG